The following DNA comes from Cyanobacteria bacterium GSL.Bin1.
ACATCACCAGAATGAGAACTTGTTCTTCACCATTTTTTTTTAAAGGAATTTCTGTTTTTAGCGAAGACTTAAATTGATTTTTACTTATAAATAATTTAGAGATACTTTTGAGAGATCCTTCGATTTTCGGTAGCACTAGTGTTCCTTCTAAAGAATGGCACAAAACATCTTCAAATTCAACGAGACATCGCTGAGCAGGAATTTTAGTAATAGAGCGTAAGCTAAAAATGTAATAATTAGGCAATTTCTAGTTCCCCTATGAACAGTAAATTGATTAAAATTTTAAAGTATAAAATTGCTTTTCTAATCAATCTTAATAGACTCGCAAGAAGGAAAGTTGATCACCAACCCTCAACGGAGTTGACGACCTTCTCAGGACTCTAGATAAATTAGCTTTGAATTCGTAAAGATGTCATGCTGGTGATTGAGATCTTTAGAATTAAAAAAAGGGTTGAAGAGGTTTCCCCGATTAATCTGCTTGTAAATTTGGAGGGCTCGGGTTTCCGGCAATTCTACATCAGCGAAACTAAGCATTTGACCCGGATCAATCACCGTTTTAACAGTAGCATCTTCTAGCAAGCACAATGGCAGATGATTTGGATGTTCAGCAATGCTCACTGCCTCACCCCGGACATCAAAACTACCTAATCCACGAGCGATATATTCTCCAGGTAAGAGTTTCCGCTTGGCTATTGCAGCAACATTATATTTTGGAGCTGGGGAATTGGTGAGCAAAGGGGAAGTCCCAGCAAAAACTTCAGTGATGGTGCGTGGTACTTCAAGATAACATAAATGAAAGGGCTTAAGGAAAACATAGGCAGATCCCTCTCTAGTTCGCAACTTAGCAAAGGGACCATAATCACCTTGTCTATCCGCTTCTCTACTTTCTGCTAGGATAAAAACTCCTGGTGGTGAATCTTGATAAAGAACATAATCGCTCAAGGGTTGAGCAAACTTCTGGGCTTTACTTACTAATTCATCACTCTCTTCTAAAGAAGATAAAGTCAAGCCTAGCATGCCATCACAAGCTATTGCTGCTCCTAAGCCATTTGCAACCAATGCTTGTTCTATTTGCAGCTTTGAGCCATCAGTAAAGGAAACTGTCTGATCCAATCGCAATCCTTGTTTTTTTGACCAATATTCCATTTCTTGACGAGAGGGATTAAGGTTGAGAAATCCTTTAATGTTTCCATATACTAAAGGATTAAATCCTGCAGAACGAACTTCACGATTGAGTTGAGCCAAACAGCCAGGTTGGTCGCCATGAGCTTCTGTTATGTAACCGAGAGTTGCCAAATAACTACCAGTAGTCAGCTGTAATTCAGAGTTCATCGTCACTACTGGTAAACCTTCTTCTAAGACCTTTTCGAGAACCGCTGTTGCATAAATTACATCTCCCGAGCCTTCAACTACTAGGTCGCTATTCGCAATGAGCTCATCAACCTCATGTGTTAAACGTTCTTGAGGAAAATTTTTGAGTGTTTCTTTGGGACGACGAGTTAGAATCTTAGACACGGACCAATCAGTTGATTGTTCCAAAAGACGAAATATGCCAGTGGCAATGAACCCTGTTCCAATGATTCCAATTTTTTTACCCATTATTATTTATTAGCTTATCCTTACCTAACCCAATGAACAGAGTAATCATCGTATAGGATTCACCACTGACCATACGACGGTTGAAAAGCCTTAATTAGTCTCGAATGACGAGAAAAACTTAAGTATTTTCTACCTTGCGGTACTCCTCATATTGGGGAAATAACTTAATTATACAGCCTAGTGTCTGTTTTGATCAGACAATGTTTGTTAATTAACATACATTATTTAAGTGTACGGACTAAGAGAATGTTTTAGATACTCTCTGATCACTCGTGTTTTACCATTTTGAGGTGCGATCACTGTGTGCCAGGAGCGGAAATCTGAGATACTGATTGGATGAACCAATCAAGCAAGACCTTTCTTAAGCTGAGGCGATGGAATCCGTGCTAGGGTTAGTTTTGGTCTTGTAGTACATCTGGTAATAATAAAGGCGGCGGATCGCTCAAGAAGCCACTCTGGACAAACGCAGAATAGATCCCTGTTTCCATTGCAATTAGTTCTCGTTTGAGTTGCTCGTTTGCCACTTTCTTCAGGGAAGGATTTTTCTTGGCATAATCTTCAATTTCTTGTTCAAGCCGTTTCAACTCCTCTTGTACACAATCCCGATATTTATAGAAACGTGGATCAACTTCCCAACGTTGGGTCATTTCTTCCTCGTTGAGATGAGTCAGAATTTGTTTGAGGGCAACGGTGCGGGCAATGAGTTCAAGATACTTTTCTTGCAGGTGTTCTTCATATAAAAATCCGAGTTGTTTGAGCAACCATTTACTACTTAAGCCTTGCACTAAAAGGGTAAATAAAACGACACCAAAGACAACAGCTTCTAGGGTTTGACTTTGCACTAAAACAATGGGAACACTTAAGGCAAGCGCGATTGAAATCGACCCTCGTAACCCCGACCACCATAAAACCGTTTGTTCAGCGAAACTGATATTACTATACTCGAATTTATTACCGAAATAGCTAGTGCCATAAATCGCGATCGCGCGCATCGCAACAACCGTCACAATTGCAATGCCAATGGGATATATATTGGCACCAAGGTTACTAAAATTAATTTTGTCACCAATGAGTAAGAAAACAATCGAATTCACTAAAAAGGCAACAAATGCTAAGAACTCAGAAAGCACTTGTTTTTTATGAGGATTCATTTCTGAAACACCGAAAGTGCCTAGAATCAAGCCAGTGACAATTACAGCAACTACTCCGGAACCACCGAGTTCTTCTGTGAATAAATAGGTTCCATATGAGGCAACAAGGAGTAATGAACGTCCTAAAAATCTTAAATCAGAGCGGTGAATCAGATAAGAAAAAATCAGTCCAATAATCCCACCCATAATTAAACCGATGCCGGCTAAAGTCCCAACATTTTTGAGCAAAGCAATCAGATCAACTTGGGTGAAATCTAAATCGGTTGGTAAATCCATTAGTAAGACAAATACCCCGATCGCGATGGCAACATTAAACAAATTTTCTCCGTCTGTTAAAGCAACTAAACGTTGATTGACCCCTAATCTGCCAAATAAAGCCGTAATGGGAGCTGGGGCAGTTGCTGATAAGCTTGCTCCGGCTAAAAGAGCAATTAAAGGAGAAATATTCGTGAAGCTAGTCAGGGTAATTGTGACCCCGGTAATCGTGAGGAAAACCCCAATGACTGCACAAAGAAAAACGATATTAATATCATGTTTAACGAGTGACCAATTCAAATCTAGGGCTGTTTTCAATAACAAGGGAGGGAGAAAAATAAACAGCGTTACTTCAGGAGGAACATTAATTAAGCGCACATCCAGTAAGGCTAAAATCAACCCCACAATCACCAAAAGAAGTGTATAAGGAATATCGCGGAAACGTGGGAAAGAACGAGATAAAGTTGCGACGGCCAACGAAACAGATAAAACTAGTAGAAACTGCTTTAAATGTTCCTGTAAGGGAGCTTCGCCCACTACATTTTCGAGTGCCATAATATCAGGATGGAGTTGAGGAGTAAGAACGGGAATTGAAAAAATGAAAAATAACAATTGACAATTCAGAATTGGCAATTGGTTAAAATTAAGGGGAAATAAACATCATTTTATGTGATGCTTAAATGATTCATCCCTTAAACATTTTTTTAGTGGAGGTTAAGCTTTTACGGTAGATTTTCAGTTAGAACTCAACGTTTAAGGACGGTTTGGTCTCCAACTGAACCAGTCATTTGTTCCCTCTTTCGCTAGCATAAAACAAGAGCTGCGCTCTGTCACCTAACAAAAGAGAGAATAAGAGGGAGAGTCAAAATCATTTCGATCAGCCTCTCACTACTATTAGAACAATATTAAAACAAATTTTACGAATTTTGAAAAAAACTTTTTGCCAAACGACTCAATAATAATCACAGTATGATTACTTAAACTCAACTGAGATGATAAAGATTACAAATGAGTTTATACAGACAACTCCCCTTAATTGGTTGGCGTGAAGTGATTGCTCTCCCCCAACTTAACATTCCAAAAATTAAAGCCAAAATTGATACGGGCGCGCGCTCTTCTGCCTTGCATGCCTACGCGATCGAGCATTACGATCAGCAAGGACAAGCGATGATCCGATTTTGGGTACATCCTTATCAAAACAACACTCAATTGAGCATCGAAGCAGAAGCGAAACTACTGGAAATGCGAGAGGTCCGTAACTCCGGTGGGGTTGCCCAATTACGTCCTGTCGTTGAGACCGTAGTAGAATTGGGCGAGAGGAAATGGTCAATTGAATTGACCTTAACCAATCGAGATGTCATGGGTTTTCGGATGCTTTTAGGTCGTCAAGCTGTACGAAATCAGTTTTTTGTTGATCCAGGACAGTCTTATCTGCAAAGTCAAGCCATAGAAAAAAGATGAAAATAGCAATTCTGTCACAAGATGGGTCTCTTTACTCCACACGCCGACTCAAAGAAGCAGCGGCGCAACGAGACCATGACGTGCAGGTCATTAATTATCTTCGCTGCTACATGAATATTACTTCCCATAAACCAAGCGTTGTGTATCAAGGAAAACCATTAGAAGAATATGATGCAGTTATTCCCAGAATTGGCGCGTCTAGAACCTTCTATGGCACAGCAGTGGTTCGACAATTTGAATTAATGGGAGTGTTTAGTGCCAATGAATCCCAAGCCATTTCGCGATCGCGCGATAAACTGCGTTGTTTACAAATTCTGGCCCGGGAAGGGATTGGATTACCCGTAAC
Coding sequences within:
- a CDS encoding ATP-dependent zinc protease, translated to MSLYRQLPLIGWREVIALPQLNIPKIKAKIDTGARSSALHAYAIEHYDQQGQAMIRFWVHPYQNNTQLSIEAEAKLLEMREVRNSGGVAQLRPVVETVVELGERKWSIELTLTNRDVMGFRMLLGRQAVRNQFFVDPGQSYLQSQAIEKR
- a CDS encoding NAD(P)-dependent oxidoreductase — encoded protein: MGKKIGIIGTGFIATGIFRLLEQSTDWSVSKILTRRPKETLKNFPQERLTHEVDELIANSDLVVEGSGDVIYATAVLEKVLEEGLPVVTMNSELQLTTGSYLATLGYITEAHGDQPGCLAQLNREVRSAGFNPLVYGNIKGFLNLNPSRQEMEYWSKKQGLRLDQTVSFTDGSKLQIEQALVANGLGAAIACDGMLGLTLSSLEESDELVSKAQKFAQPLSDYVLYQDSPPGVFILAESREADRQGDYGPFAKLRTREGSAYVFLKPFHLCYLEVPRTITEVFAGTSPLLTNSPAPKYNVAAIAKRKLLPGEYIARGLGSFDVRGEAVSIAEHPNHLPLCLLEDATVKTVIDPGQMLSFADVELPETRALQIYKQINRGNLFNPFFNSKDLNHQHDIFTNSKLIYLES
- a CDS encoding sodium:proton antiporter, producing MALENVVGEAPLQEHLKQFLLVLSVSLAVATLSRSFPRFRDIPYTLLLVIVGLILALLDVRLINVPPEVTLFIFLPPLLLKTALDLNWSLVKHDINIVFLCAVIGVFLTITGVTITLTSFTNISPLIALLAGASLSATAPAPITALFGRLGVNQRLVALTDGENLFNVAIAIGVFVLLMDLPTDLDFTQVDLIALLKNVGTLAGIGLIMGGIIGLIFSYLIHRSDLRFLGRSLLLVASYGTYLFTEELGGSGVVAVIVTGLILGTFGVSEMNPHKKQVLSEFLAFVAFLVNSIVFLLIGDKINFSNLGANIYPIGIAIVTVVAMRAIAIYGTSYFGNKFEYSNISFAEQTVLWWSGLRGSISIALALSVPIVLVQSQTLEAVVFGVVLFTLLVQGLSSKWLLKQLGFLYEEHLQEKYLELIARTVALKQILTHLNEEEMTQRWEVDPRFYKYRDCVQEELKRLEQEIEDYAKKNPSLKKVANEQLKRELIAMETGIYSAFVQSGFLSDPPPLLLPDVLQDQN